The Mangifera indica cultivar Alphonso chromosome 12, CATAS_Mindica_2.1, whole genome shotgun sequence DNA window tcttgaaatatatataccagAAAGTCCTTTACACGCCTAAGTGTAAAGTCAAACATGGGTAACATTACAGCAAATGTATTTGTACAGTTAATAACCAAATCATAGACACTGACCAACACCCAATATGTAAAATACCTCATTTACATCAGATTGTTTGTCAGcttcaatgaaaataaaaccCTTAACGTGATCAATGGAAAATGCAGATATTATTTGCAATTTGGTGCCGAATGATTGCAAATCGACAAACTTCTGCATTAGACAAAAAGCCGAGTGCCTCTCACGTCCAACCTATGGTTAAGAAATATCAAGTGAATATATgagaaacaagaaaacaaaaaaaaaagtataactAAGGAAACCAATCAAAAATTCCATAGAATCAATTCTAAAAGCAATACTCCAAGTATCATACCATGCATTTGACCTTCCAGACGATAGGATCCTTATGATAAGCCATATGATAATTATTGTCAACCAATCTTTTGGTCTCATAGTCATCTTCTGCATATCTGACAAAATTAGAACCGTCCTTGTAACGTTCTTCCATCAATTTGTCAAATTCCACCTCATCCATCTCCTCTTCCTTAATGAATGGAAGGTTATAAGTTTTTCCCTGCTCATTATTTACTTTCTGCTGTGCAGCAACTTCTTCTTGCATAAAATCTATTCTCACAAATTCAAAAGAGGGGTCTCAGTTAAATAATTTGCACAAAGTGGGCAATGTCCTAAAAACTTCAGAACTTACATTATCAGAAACAAGATAAGTAAAAGGcacaagaaacaaataaaaacaaaaacatgttaagaatactATTTAACCCCATGAAGCACCTATtgcagaaaattttgaaaacaaaaaatcaatcatcataatatcatttaacgcaaaaaaaaaaaaaaaaaaaaaaagctaaccAAGGGGAACACTCTAAACCTACATAAAACCACAAATTCACCAGAACCGTCACCCTTTGCAAAAGATAAAGGAACAAGGTTTCAACACAAAGAACATTGCAATTATAATTTTCCACACTAAGACACGCTCCAAAACAACCTCAAGACCCTACTTACACAAACAAAGCTGATTAATGCTATCAATTACCCTACAAATTTcccctaaaaattaaaaaccatcTTGACATTATTGTTTCACATAAACAACACCCACGCTTTCATCAGAAAACCAATtcaaaacacacacacacacacaaaaataaaaaaataaaaaaaatacaccaCATGGAATACCATCAAGCATACTAATCATCTAGATATTGCGACCCAGAAGCCCTCAATTCCCACCATTTTCAACATAAACCCTCGCAATCACGCTAAAGGGCAAATGCATATAAACACAGTATTACTTTCACTAAAAACAACGACCAAAAAAGCCCATCACTGGAATCTGGATAAACATTTTCCTAAAACAAGCttcaaaccctaaaatattaatgaaaaccCATTCAACCACAAAGCAAAACTCTTAACCCTAAATAATAACACAGAATgcaaataaaaagtaaataaagaaataaagaacAATCTCTGGCAATATACCTTCATCGTTATAACCGCCGTCATCGTCGTCACTGGAATCAGAATCGTCATCGTCGTCCATGCCAGCAGCGTCTTCGAAGAACTGGAGAACTCCAGGGTTCTTCCTCTGCCTCCGTCGAGAGTTATCGCCGTCGTCTCCCACTCCTCCGGCGGCACCTTTTCGCTTCCGCTTGCCGTAAGTCTCTCTTCCGATGGCGATCGACTTCCCCTTGTTGTTaaccatttctttcttttttccgtTTAATCAAAACGTCACAATGCTCAGCGTATGGAGCAAATGAACAAAATGTTGTGGTTATTGAGAGCGAGAAGAAAGCTGTTTGGCTCACCACTTTGTTGCAAGTGTAAGTGTGCTGGGGAAGTAAAACTGTGAGCAGGTCCTTTATTCGCATATTTCGAAGCTCTAGTCTTTTCACTAATTTGTCCTTCGTTTGCTTGTGGATAGATGTGCAATTTTCTAGCATTTCGACGAGGGCATATGTGGAAGAGAATTTGCAAAATAAATCGACCTCTACTGGTgagaattttaacttaatttttttttgacgGTTTTAAAATTTGTAGAGTAGGTGTAGGATATACCACCAACTTTTTAGCTAAACGAATTTTTTTCCGTCAAAAtcaacttattaaaaaaattaacattaatgtATTTGATTTAGGTAATCACGAAccataaaaaattgaaagattaatgatatatatatatatatatatatatatatatatatatatatatatatatatatatatatatatatatatatatatatatataatatataaattaatattataaataatatattttaaataataatttgatattaattatatattatttaatatctaaattattaatacaattattactatattcgataaaaatttattaatataaataattattatgtttagttaaatgtaataaaagggtgttaatatattattttatttaaatattttaaaatataattattttaaatatttttcatactacttaacatataaattaaaaataatagtattttaataaaaaaattaatgagtaaagataaaattataataaaatattatctaaatcttttattatttaacaaaccaaataaacatgtacaaataataacaaataaattactataaataaaatgCCCTAAATGTAAAATAATCTCACCgttaaatattatgaaaacaaataaaaataatctttacaTAAATCTCACTCAAACATTTAAAAGATGACAGAtgattatatttaaaagtttaaaatcttatatttaaatttttataatctaTTGAAATCCCTAGTCTCTAATGACCTTATTCACCGATACCATAATCTCATAGTTATCAAAAGTTTTAGCTTCATCCACTCATTATTTCATTGCATTTGAGTTATCATCGttgacttttttatttgattaatttgttgaaGATGTAGGACAAATATAATTGAGATTGTGATATCGTTTATAAtaacatgataatattaatattattaattacataTCTAATATACACGAATATTTCAAaagaataaactaaattttatttattgacgaatagatgataatttgaattaaaatttaacaaaagtattttttttcaaacacataaaaaaaaattaatttaacaagaatgaaaacattaattaaatttattatctagAAACCTTTAGGTACTGacttttaactaaaattaaacttttcgtTCGCATCATGGATTAATATTGGGTGAATCAATTGTTCTTTAttctaaaccttgggtggaaatggAATTTACTAAATTCCATAATGTTTCAACCTCCCAGATGTATAAAAAGTCAAGAACAAAAAAGCTACAAATTgacagtaaaaattaaaaaaacctcaaTTTCCACCACCTTGATTTTGCTTCTCATTAGCAGCAATTTCTTCTCTGAATTTCTTGTATATATCTCCGCTATAATATTTACGAGTCCTCATCACCAAAATAAACGTGACAAGAGCTCCAAAAATGTTGGCACCAGCAAGAATCGAGAAGGAGAGCCGGTAACATTGCCTCCCAATGCAAGTCAGCTCCTTCACCATTGCCCTCGTTAAACCCTTCTCGGCAAGCTGCCTCGTCGCTTCTCTATCGTAAAGTCTCCCCACAATCACGACATTGAACACGTATGACCCGAGGGGGCTGGCCAGTTGACCGCAGTTGAAAAGCGTCGAGTAGTATTTCAATCCGAAAAGCTCCGATATGATGATGAAAAGCAGCGTTAATTGAGCCCCAAATGAGAACCCAACGAGTAAAGAAGCAACGTAGACTGAACCCGGCATGGGGAATGCGATTAGAAGGTCGCCGACGGCGGAGAGAATCAGGGCGATTGCCATTATAAGAGGGCGAGGGATTTTGTATTTTAGGAGAATGATTTCGGAAACGAAGCCTGCAAAAACTCTGCCGAAGTAATTCCAAATGCTGACGAGAGAAACAAATGTCTTGACGATGTCCTGCTGATAGCCTAAAGATTCACCGATTTGGCCCAGATTGTCCATTGCAGTTAAGCTGCAGCCGAGGCCACAGAATGTCGCCAAGAAAAGAATCAACATATCAACACTTAAAAGCGCCTGCAAAATCCCATAGTCTTCGCCTCTCTTTGGCTTCTTGAAGATGTTGCCACAGCATGCAACTTCATGGTCTTCTTTGCTCTGGGTTTGTGGCTCTTCTTCAATCTCtgaaatttcagatttttttgTAACTTCATGAACAAGAATACTTGTAGGAGCCGGAGGAGGCTGTTTTTTAAGTTTCCATTCGCTGTATTCTTCTCTAAATGCAATCAAAAGAGGCATGAAAATAAAAGCACAGACAACAATGGCGCTTCCTACATAACCGAAGTGAGAAAAATGAACTTCTTTTTGAGCTACGGTTAGCCCCATTAAACACACAGCCATGGCGATTGTGATATAAAGATACTGATAAAACACATTCATCTCATTCGGATGAGCAGAAACCTTCAGTGGTCTAATAGTATAAACAAACACTACTGAAATCACAGCCGGCAGCCACCCAATAAGAAGAATCAAAGATTTAGCATCGTTTCCGTAAATTGCAAGATAAAGTTGAGTAAAAACGGCGCCGCTTAATCCCACAAACCCCTTCATTATCCCCAGCATCATGCCTCTGCTCTCAGGAAAATTCTTAACGCAAGTGACGAGCGAGCCAGTGTTGGCGAAATTCTGAGAATTTGCCCCGATACAAATGTACATACATATTTGCCAGACCTTTGGTTTGGCGATTTTCTTCACCACGGCGAGCCAGATCATGAAATAGCCTACGAAGTTCATGGCGGCACCGACGAGAAGGACGAACCAGGGGGGTGTAAACTCCGCCAATAGGCCTGAAAGGACTCCGATATTGGCGCCGAGGTCCTTGCACGTGCTTAGAATATTGAGAGTTGTTTGATCGTAGCCCAGAGTTACTTTAATCTCTTTGGAATAAACGCCGAAGAGATAAGTTGCGCCGGCGCCGGCCATGATTAAAAAAGAAGCGAACATCATGAACCATCTTCCACGTAAAACTTGCAGCAAGAAGCCACAAACGGAGCCACCACTTTCAGTAGCCATAGTTGTTTCTGTAGAgtgattttcaaaattgaagaaagagaaaataacaatttgccTTTTGGATTATTTTATGGATAAAGTTTGCGATAAATATGGCAATGAATTTGACCCAAAAAGGATTTGATGTTATCGGAATATTAAAATTCGCGTATTGAAGTGATCTGTTTCTGGCCCAAACTCAAACATAGGTGGAAAGTATGCACAGTGTCAATTGGCTTTCCATTTAATACTGTAAATAAAATCTCGTGGATTAAAACACTTACTTAATTGGTTcaaattattggattttttt harbors:
- the LOC123193628 gene encoding protein NUCLEAR FUSION DEFECTIVE 4-like, whose translation is MATESGGSVCGFLLQVLRGRWFMMFASFLIMAGAGATYLFGVYSKEIKVTLGYDQTTLNILSTCKDLGANIGVLSGLLAEFTPPWFVLLVGAAMNFVGYFMIWLAVVKKIAKPKVWQICMYICIGANSQNFANTGSLVTCVKNFPESRGMMLGIMKGFVGLSGAVFTQLYLAIYGNDAKSLILLIGWLPAVISVVFVYTIRPLKVSAHPNEMNVFYQYLYITIAMAVCLMGLTVAQKEVHFSHFGYVGSAIVVCAFIFMPLLIAFREEYSEWKLKKQPPPAPTSILVHEVTKKSEISEIEEEPQTQSKEDHEVACCGNIFKKPKRGEDYGILQALLSVDMLILFLATFCGLGCSLTAMDNLGQIGESLGYQQDIVKTFVSLVSIWNYFGRVFAGFVSEIILLKYKIPRPLIMAIALILSAVGDLLIAFPMPGSVYVASLLVGFSFGAQLTLLFIIISELFGLKYYSTLFNCGQLASPLGSYVFNVVIVGRLYDREATRQLAEKGLTRAMVKELTCIGRQCYRLSFSILAGANIFGALVTFILVMRTRKYYSGDIYKKFREEIAANEKQNQGGGN